TGCTGTCAGGCCTCAGACCTTGGTTCTCTTCTCTATTTACACTTATTCCCTGGGTGCTGTCATCCAGTCTCATGCCTTTAAATACCATATTTGcaaaaaacttccaaaattttatctttattcctgATCCATCCTGTTAACTCTTAAACTTGTATAATATCCAACAGCATACTGACATGTCTACATGGATGTCTTAGAGGCACCTCAAACTTACCATATCCAAAGCAGAATTTTTGATTTCTACCTATCTCCTCAAATCTGCTCTTTTTATAGTATATCTCATATCAGAAATCGGCAACTCCAGTTGTTTAGGACAAAAGTCTTGGAgacattctctttctttcatacCCCATACTCAATTCATCATCAAATCCTATTAGCTCTTCTTTCAGAATATTCCAAATCTAACCACTTCTCAGCCCTGTGTTCTGGCCTCAACCTCTATTTATCTAGTCTGGATTATTGTCATAGTCTAGTCTCCATGTTTTGGCCCTGGTTCCCCTAGCATCTATTCTCTACATAGCATCTTCTAGACTCTAGAATCTATAGAGACGTATCTCCTTTGCTTAAAACCTACCAGTGGCTCCCcatctcagagtaaaagccaaatcCTTACATGGCCTATGAAGCCCTACGTATGATCTAAGCCTAGTGCCTCTCTGACTATACCTTCTATcacccttttctttctctgtttatgTCATATTGATcttcttgttctttctcaaatATACCAGACATGCTCCTGCCTCACgagcacttgctgttccctctgcttagaatgctcttcccccagaaatCCACATGTTCACTCCCTCATCTCTGTCAGGTCTCTGATCAAATGTCACAATATCAAAGAATCCTTACTCGAGCACCTCATATTAAATAAAACCACCACCACTTCTTCCCCAGCATTCTCTATCTTCTTAaccttttttctttatagttatcAACACCACCTGATACGCTATAAATGTCGTTGTGAGTTATTTGTCTCCCCCTCTAGGATGTCAGCTTCATGATGGCAGGGACTTTCTGTCCACTGCTAGATCTCCAAAGTCTAGAACAgacctggaacacagtaggtactcaataaatatttgttgaataaatgaattttctaaacTATCCCAGATTTTCTCCACCATTAACTTTAATCATTCCTCCTAACATTCCCTCCTTAAGGCAATTTAGTGTCATTTCAGAGGAAATTAAGATACAGATGGTGACTTGTCAAAGGTTGCAGAAGAGTCACATGTCAGATTGGACCTCCACAGGAGTAGAGAAAGCCTGGGACTAAGAGGAAAAATATGGAAGAAGAAAGTATTAgacttgtaaaatattttctgtgaaagGGATActattatctattatttatttgtttctgccATTATGATATCAACTCCATGAGGTTTTTCTCTGTGCACTGCTGTACCCCAGTGCCTAGAAAAATACTTGACACATAGCTAGTGCTtgataaatacttgctgaatgactaaatgaaaatgaattactcTAGACTCACAGCTGGTGTGGGCCAGAGGGTAAACAACTAAAGGGAAAGAGTGTGGAGGCAAGGAAATCATTAGGAGGCTATTATGTTCATCCCCAAAAGGTTGTAAGCCAGTGAGCCTGTGGGCTTTTTGACTTTGTACCCAGAGCTCAGATCTTAGATTAGCCAACGTCTGAGATACTAGTTGCCACACTAAACCTCACCTGTCCTGCTTTATATGCAAACCTCCAACTCAGTTATTACCCACTTATTTTCTACTTTGAGGGATTTTCTGCTATTAGGGGTTGGTGTTCTTCCCATGGTATCCTAGGGAAGTAAGTAGGTGTGCTTTGCCCCAATATCTCACTAGCTGGAGATATAACCTAAGAAAGCTACTGCCAAAAGTCACCCATGAAGTGGTGCATTATGACTATTTAACAAGCCACAGAGCCTTTGTGACCTCACTCCTGCTCCAGAGGTAGCTTGATAAGTCACAGCAGAGGGCAGTTGGGGCATAACTTCACACAAGTCAACAAGATCTCCTCCACCTTGCTGCTGGGGAGAAGCCATCAGAAACAGACTGTATTTTTAGCTTATTTCAGTTTCAGTTTATCAGTCATCTTGGACCAACTACCAACAAACTTCTTTTGAAGACCAATTTGCCATAAAGCacttttttcatctttcagatACAGCTTACTTGAATCATGCAGTGCATAGGGGATATCAGTGAAGAAGTCTGGCAAGACTGTATCACCCTCTTCCTACAGACTGAAATGTGCTGTGATGCAGCGATAATCACCAATTCCCTACCCTGGTTGTTAGCTTCTTATCCTGAAGTCAACTTGTTCCAATTGACCCAGGAAGAAATTCAGATCTTGctggtgagagaggagagagagaagttgTTTCTTCAGGGAATCACCCTTGCAGGGACCAAATGCTTGTTGATCCGGGACAACCTGTACACTGAGGGCAACAACACCATAGACCTCCACACCAAAGGCCAGAGTCGGGGCAGCCAGGCAGTGAAAGTAGTTCAGATCGAGTCTGTATACCTTGTGGTGATGGGACACAAAGGAACAGAAGGAGGGTCTCTCAACCTCAAGGCTTTCAAGATGGCGTGTTACATCAGAGAGGCCATTCATCAACACCTGGCCCATTTCTAACTAATGTTTGACCTGGAATTTGAATTCAGTGTTATCTGATTCACCTTCTAGATTAACATAGTcttgaggaaaataaaaggagatcCCAGATCAGGTttggagatgtgtgtgtgtgtgtgtgtgtgtgtgtgtgtgtgtgtgtgtgtgtgtgtgtgtgtgttaggagaGGGGCAGATTGGGGAGTGAGCATTcaagcatttgtttttttcacattttttacacCTAGAACACAATCCCTCCCTTCTCAACACTTGGAAGGAAGAGTAGTGGACTGGGAAGTAGAAAATCTTGGTTGTACTCCCAACTTTTTCCTGACTTACTATATTTttctccgggcctcagtttccttatctgtacaatgAGGAGTGCACTATGTATCTAAGGGCCCTTCAAGCTCTGGAAATCTATGATTTTATAATAATCACATACATCCTTCAAAATCCAGTACAAGTACTACCTCCTTGAGGAAGCTTTCTCTGCCTGCCTCAACCTTAGGGCTGACCGTAATTTGAATTACTAAAGCACTAACTCTCTGGGCAATTTGCTTGGACTTAATCATACTTTGCCCAACATTTCTTGTATGATTGTCCTGTGATCTTGTTTAACTTTTCACGTACACATTAGTTTTGTTTCCCAACTTTATTATAATCTCCTAAAGGGCAGGTTGTTTGTCTTCTACTTCTCTATTTCCCTCCTGGGATAACCCAGCATGGGGCTTTGCTAGGGGAGTTGGCTACACACATAAAATCACTTATCAGGAATAGAGAGATTTTCCAAAGTGGGGATTCTGCTGGGTGTGGTTGATCCAGGGCGCTTGTGGCTAGATTTTATTCTTCCAATTTGTAGCTCACCTTTGgaccattcatctgttcattgttGTCACCATCAGGGGAAACATGGGTGGGCAGAAGctaagaaagaagataaaaagttcTAACCATTCCATCTGGCTTGTTGCTAGCTACTGTGGACAAGCTGgggtgaaagaagaaaggaatgagaaagaTGAGGTTGAATAATAAAGCATAGTGCTTATTTGACCCTGCTGCCACCAGTCCCCAGGAGCAATGATTATGGAGAACCCTCTTCTCTGTCAGTTACAGGGAACCACTTCAACACCTCCCCATACACACTCTCACAAGCCTGTAAAGGTCAAGGTTTAAACATGGAGGTTGTAAAAAATCTGTGTGCTATTCAATACAAGTATAATGCCTGTCATATAtgtaacttaaatattttaatagccacattaaaaaagaaaaaatgatacaggtgaatttaattttaagaatgtattttatttaatccattacatcaaaaatattattatttaaacacataatcaataaaaatattattgatgagatattttacatgtttGCATACCAAggcttcaaaatctggtgtgcattttacatttgcaacacatctcaattcagacaagtctcatttcaaatgctcaatagtcACAAGAATCTAGTGGCTATCGTATTTGGCAATGTGGGTCTAGGCCAATGCCATCCAATGTTTGAAACCCCTCTACAACATCCTTGCTagcacatccatccatccaacattCTTCATGCCAGGCATTGGCTaggtaattaataaaaatgtcaaaataattgagaaaagaaGTTTCTTAGATAAAATTCTAGTGAGgacaagacaaatgaaaaataagttgcAATACAATGAGGTAGATGGCATGACAAAGTTTGTTtatgcaaatatgtattgagGTCCCACTGTGTCGGGCACTGTTCtacacacagcagtgaagaaaatacacaaaaaccctatgttcatagagcttacattctaatggaagAAGAAGAATATGTGTCAGGAGATAATAAGTGTCATGAAGACAAACAAAGCAGTATAAAGGGAGATAGAGAGTGATGGGAGGGACTATTTTAAATAGGAGGTCAGGGGCAGCGTCTCTGGAGAGACAATATCTGTACAGAGGCCTAATGAAGTGAGGAAGTGAGCCATGACAAGAACTAGGGGAAGTGTTTCAGGTAGAGACAAGAGCCattcaaaggccctgagacaggagTGTGCCTGatcttttgaggaactgtcaggaGACCAATGTAGTTGCAGCCTCCCAGGACAATGCCCCTTTCCCTTCCCACCTGCAGCATCCTCAGGCATGGTGGTGAGGCAGCAGATACTGCCTTCTGGGGTGGAAGAGCAAAGCAGAGCAAATGGTCTCATTGCTCTCCTTCTGGGTCctctttttctaataaaattgctttaacttttattttggcAGCCATATTATACTGCTGACTGACATTGAGCTCCTAGTTAACTAAATCCCCTAAGGCTTTTTCACACTGGCTGCTGTTAAGAAAAGAGCTTGAAATAGTGGTAAGGCAATAAGCCagtgaaaaaattaaatgtggaaGTGGCTTCAGTAGAACCTTCATTTGGATAGAGCCTCAATGTGGTATGATACATATCcctgaagggaaagagagagacgtgagatggagggaaaagaaggaaaattcttaAGTTAATTGAGCCTTCTACATTATTCTTTGCAGCCTGGATCTCCCAGGCAAAAAGACATGTTCAGGAATTAGGGCCACTGAGGAAAATTGCCTTGCCAGTTAGAAAGGCCCAGGCAAATCTTTCATTAGAGGACAAGCTAAAGTACTCAGATTCCCCATTGAACAAGAGACTTAATTGGGTGTATGGCTGACTGAGGCCCAAGGTGGTAagctgggaaggggaagggagccTAGGTGGTCACCACATAGCAGAGATCCTGCCCTTTCCAGCCTGAGAGAAGCACGTCACTGTGGTACCAGTTCATGCCTAGCTTGTTGCCATGGTGAGTCTTTCCCTGGAAACTGAACGTGTCTTGCATAAGCAAGGTACAACTGAATGTAGAGAAAAATTCGTTTGGGCTTTTCTATTCCCAGAAGGGATCAGGATAGGCTATGTGAGGGCTCAGGGTCAGTACAGAGAAGCTTGAGACTTGCTGTGAGGATTCATCTCCTCTCTCCATCCACCCTGTGTGCCCTTGTTGTTTTAGGTACTCACAGTGGAATTCTGAAGCTAGCCTTAACCTTCATCTGTCACCTTGGTGcccacttttcctttcttgtactcTGCAGTCCAGCCACACTGAACAGGTCATTGTTGTCAGGACATGCTTCAGAATTTCTTCCATGGTGTTCTCAGAATTCACTGCTACTTGCCCTCCCCTCTTCTTCTCTAACAATCTCAAGCACATATCCTACTTACTTGCCTAGGCCCAGCCACCAGGTCCATTCCCATAATGATATTCCTTATTCCCCAGGTTTGGAGGTGTTTCCTCATGACTTGGAATCCCCCACCTTGTGCTTTGCACCTCTCTCATAACACTTAACTCTTTCAACTTTCAGTTCTTACTATGCATGTACATATCTTCTCTCCCTTATTAGCCCACAAGTTCCCCTAAATATGACTAATTTGTTGTAATCCCCATTAGCAGGCTTTTGTGCTGGAAGTTCTCAATGAATACACAACTTGCTGgatgattaaataaatgacagACATAATGAAAGGATAAAGGTTGATTTTCCAACCAAGCCACTTCCTTGGTTTCctgcattttaaattaatggaGAATGAAAGGAGGTTGATGAGTCCTCTttgtccttcctctcccccactccccagcacCTGTCATAACTCCCTTGCCTCTGGGCAGCAGGGTGTCTCACTCTGGGAAATCTTTACCTCTGGCTTTGAGGCTTTATGTGATTATTATGTTCCTTGCATAGGGTGAGGTCCATGCCAACTGAATGGTATACACAATTAATGGTGTAGGAAGTAAGTGGAAAAACTCTGATGAGTGCTGTCCTTGCTCATTATTGTATGGAATGTGCATTCTCTCTGCTAATCAGGAGTTCTACACATGCAGTATgttaatttattcatatatttatttattttcttgttggatTTTCTTATACAGGCATTTACAATAGGGTAAAAATACTTGAATTCTAAGAATCTGATTCCCAGCCCTGAGCTATCATTTATTAGGTATATAACCCTAGGCTAATCACTCTATGGGCCTCTGGTTTTTCACCTAGAAAATGGAGATGTTGATACTGGCAAGGTTAGCGTGgagatcaaatttaaaaataggcacaaagtgctttggaaaatataaagtgaTTTAAATATCAGGTCAGGTATGGGGATATGTGTGTGGGGGTTAAGTTAGAGATATCTGTCTTCAGGCAGGTACCTGGAAGTGGGAGGGAGCAGTCTGAGCACCCATGAAATTGACAACAGAGTCTAGAAACTTTGGGTTTGAAGTTCTAGTTACAACAGAGGCTTTAACTGATTTTGAGATGACTAAGAGTGAGGTGGGGTGAGAATAAAGTGTTGCCTCCTGTGGAAAAGGTAGAGGTAGTTCTTAGGAACAGCAGTAACCAGCTGTTCCTATGAAAAATCCAAACAAatctttggccaacccaatatcatgtcatctgcaaatagtgacagctttacttcttcccttctaattttgatgccttttatttattttccttgtctgattgctgtggctaggacttccagtactgtgttaaaaagaagtggcaagagtggagatccttgtcttgttcctgattttagaggaaaagctttcagcttttcatcattgactatgagctgtgggtttgtcctaaaTGGCCTTTTttgtgttgagatatgttccctctatacaaaatttgatgagagtttttaacataaattgatgttgaatttaatcaaatgctttttctgaatctattgagatgattatgtgattttattctttgttttgttaatgtggtgta
This window of the Physeter macrocephalus isolate SW-GA chromosome 21, ASM283717v5, whole genome shotgun sequence genome carries:
- the LOC112062567 gene encoding profilin-2-like codes for the protein MQCIGDISEEVWQDCITLFLQTEMCCDAAIITNSLPWLLASYPEVNLFQLTQEEIQILLVREEREKLFLQGITLAGTKCLLIRDNLYTEGNNTIDLHTKGQSRGSQAVKVVQIESVYLVVMGHKGTEGGSLNLKAFKMACYIREAIHQHLAHF